A stretch of Anas acuta chromosome 3, bAnaAcu1.1, whole genome shotgun sequence DNA encodes these proteins:
- the SRD5A2 gene encoding 3-oxo-5-alpha-steroid 4-dehydrogenase 2: MGGSAAGRGDGRRRSNKGRGWRRPPGVERRCPAPPWPSMHCLPGLVPALSSLLGALALLQLSLYLRVPSRYGKHEERLCRPRGRLPARCAWFVQELPSFLVPALLLALRSPPRLEPLGCRLLCCLFCWHYFYRTFIYPFFTRGRPFPLQLLFFGTLFCIYNGFLQGYYLIYCAEYPNDWCTDIRFTSGLLLFLLGMGINIHSDLLLRQLRKPGEVTYKIPQGGLFTYVSGANYFGEIVEWFGFAIATWSLPAFAFAFFTLCCIGPRAYHHHRYYLKTFTDYPKSRKALIPFVF, encoded by the exons ATGGGAGgcagcgcggcggggcggggtgACGGCCGCCGCCGCTCTAATAAgggccggggctggcggcggccgCCGGGCGTTGAGCGGCGGTGCCCCGCGCCCCCCTGGCCGAGCATGCACTGCCTGCCCGGGCTGGTGCCGGCGCTCAGCTCGCTGCTGGGCGCCCTggcgctgctgcagctctcGCTGTACCTGCGGGTGCCGTCCCGCTACGGGAAGCACGAGGAGCGGCTGTGCCGGCCGCGGGGCCGGCTGCCGGCTCGCTGCGCCTGGTTCGTGCAGGAGCTGCCCTCCTTCCTGGTGCCCGCGCTGCTGCTGGCGCTGCGCAGCCCGCCCCGCCTCGAGCCGCTGGGCTGCCGcctcctctgctgcctcttctgCTGGCACTACTTCTACAG GACATTTATTTACCCCTTCTTCACTAGAGGCAGACCTTTCCCACTgcaattgcttttctttggcaCGTTATTCTGTATCTATAATGGCTTCCTCCAGGGGTACTACCTGATTTACTGCGCTGAATACCCAAACGATTGGTGCACTGACATCAGATTTACATCAG GCCTTCTCTTATTTCTGCTGGGGATGGGAATCAACATTCACAGCGATCTCCTGCTGCGCCAGCTGAGGAAACCTGGGGAAGTTACTTACAAGATTCCTCAAG GGGGGCTGTTCACCTATGTTTCTGGAGCCAACTACTTTGGAGAAATTGTGgagtggtttggttttgccaTTGCAACCTGGTCCCTACCAGCCTTCGCCTTTGCCTTTTTTACTCTTTGCTGCATTGGGCCACGTGCTTATCACCATCACAG gtacTATCTCAAGACATTTACGGACTATCCAAAATCAAGGAAAGCCTtgattccttttgttttttaa